A region from the uncultured Draconibacterium sp. genome encodes:
- a CDS encoding SO_0444 family Cu/Zn efflux transporter, which translates to MTYIQQYLGELWYLIMEMAPWLVLGLIFAGALKVYFPQKHIDRYMGKANFKSALNGSLLGIPMPLCSCGVIPTGISFYKNGASKGASNSFLISTPQTGVDSILATYSMLGWPFAVLRPLVAFVTGVAGGVLTNIFVKDKPKPKANPSAFANFSLDVATVKGEPSCADDDCGCHDEEENDQRHSLVRVVDYAFIELLQDIARWLIIGFLLAALISVVLPNDFFSRFQGLGMIEILVVLVASVPIYICATGSIPIAAVLLMKGVSPGAALVFLMAGPATNVATITVLGKTMGRKSLLIYLATIIGGAVFFGWLTNLLIPADFILSKITMLHDGTHNHEVLPKWLQWFSSILLIGTMVLGYFLKDFFKRKRVAEITGETFTVEGMTCSHCEANVVSNLKKIKGVKSVVADSKRNTVKVSGSRYKKEKIKESVNNLGYRFIG; encoded by the coding sequence ATGACATACATTCAACAATACCTCGGAGAACTTTGGTACCTGATAATGGAAATGGCGCCATGGTTGGTGTTGGGATTAATTTTTGCCGGTGCGCTAAAAGTATATTTCCCGCAGAAACATATCGACAGATACATGGGGAAGGCCAATTTTAAATCGGCATTAAACGGGTCTTTACTTGGTATTCCTATGCCTTTATGTTCGTGTGGCGTAATACCAACGGGCATCTCTTTTTATAAAAATGGTGCCTCAAAAGGAGCTAGTAACTCCTTTCTGATTTCCACACCCCAAACCGGTGTCGATTCCATTTTGGCAACCTATTCAATGCTGGGGTGGCCCTTTGCTGTTTTGCGTCCGCTAGTGGCTTTTGTTACCGGAGTTGCCGGTGGCGTGTTAACCAATATTTTTGTAAAAGACAAACCAAAGCCTAAAGCAAACCCTTCAGCTTTTGCGAACTTCTCGCTTGATGTGGCAACGGTAAAAGGCGAACCAAGTTGTGCAGATGATGACTGTGGATGCCACGATGAGGAAGAGAATGATCAGCGGCATTCGCTGGTTCGTGTCGTTGATTATGCTTTTATTGAATTATTGCAGGATATAGCCCGCTGGCTTATTATTGGCTTTTTACTGGCTGCACTTATTTCGGTGGTTTTACCCAACGATTTTTTTAGCCGTTTTCAAGGCCTCGGAATGATTGAAATACTTGTTGTATTGGTAGCATCTGTTCCGATTTATATTTGTGCAACAGGTTCAATTCCCATCGCAGCCGTACTCTTAATGAAAGGCGTTTCGCCCGGTGCAGCCCTTGTATTCTTAATGGCCGGGCCCGCTACCAATGTGGCAACAATTACCGTGTTAGGCAAAACTATGGGCCGAAAATCACTTTTGATTTACCTGGCTACAATTATAGGCGGTGCTGTATTTTTTGGTTGGTTAACCAACCTTTTAATTCCTGCCGATTTTATATTATCAAAAATTACCATGTTGCATGACGGAACGCATAACCACGAGGTGTTGCCGAAATGGTTGCAATGGTTTTCATCAATATTACTGATTGGTACAATGGTTTTGGGGTATTTCTTAAAAGACTTTTTTAAAAGAAAGCGAGTTGCCGAAATTACAGGCGAAACCTTTACTGTTGAAGGAATGACTTGTTCGCATTGTGAAGCAAACGTGGTGAGTAATCTGAAGAAAATAAAGGGTGTTAAAAGTGTAGTGGCTGATAGCAAAAGAAATACCGTTAAAGTTAGCGGCTCGCGTTACAAAAAAGAAAAGATAAAAGAATCGGTAAATAATTTAGGCTATCGTTTTATTGGATGA
- a CDS encoding DUF1080 domain-containing protein, with protein MIRFIVPVVFVVLLAFSSCGHRSGQNKKTPEKQNSAQKVPEGWQTLFDGQSLGKWQITSFGTEGPVMVTDGKLVINYGDGCSGITWTDTFPKINYEIQLEARKTVGNDFFCGLTFPVNNDFCSLIIGGWGGPVVGLSCIDGVDASENQTKVLKHFEKDVWYAVRLQVSDTKIMAWIDDEQMVDLSYPEVELTIRPEVSLSKPFGICTWQTTAELRNIFIRRF; from the coding sequence ATGATTCGATTCATAGTACCGGTTGTTTTCGTTGTTCTTCTGGCCTTTTCGAGTTGTGGTCACCGTTCAGGGCAGAACAAAAAAACACCCGAAAAACAGAATTCTGCACAAAAGGTACCTGAAGGCTGGCAGACATTATTTGATGGTCAATCGTTAGGGAAATGGCAAATTACCTCGTTTGGTACTGAGGGGCCGGTTATGGTAACAGACGGAAAATTGGTAATTAATTATGGCGATGGTTGTAGCGGAATAACCTGGACAGATACTTTCCCAAAGATAAATTATGAGATACAGCTGGAAGCGCGCAAAACGGTGGGTAATGATTTTTTTTGCGGATTAACCTTCCCGGTTAATAATGATTTCTGTTCGCTGATAATTGGCGGGTGGGGAGGCCCTGTTGTTGGTTTAAGTTGTATTGATGGTGTAGATGCATCGGAAAACCAAACGAAAGTTTTAAAACATTTTGAGAAAGATGTGTGGTATGCTGTGCGCCTACAGGTAAGCGATACAAAAATAATGGCCTGGATTGACGATGAGCAAATGGTAGACCTTTCGTATCCTGAAGTTGAACTTACGATTCGGCCGGAAGTGAGTCTATCAAAACCCTTTGGCATTTGCACCTGGCAAACCACCGCCGAATTACGAAATATTTTTATCCGTAGGTTTTAA
- a CDS encoding DEAD/DEAH box helicase, producing the protein MRFEDYSISHTIKNNLEKSGFRRPTDIQFKAIPPVLKGEDVLAIAQTGTGKTAAFAIPVVHNIQQLKHQRKSQGISCLVMAPTHELAQQISGVFTSIARNTGVKTTVIIGGVSQDPQISRLKSGTDILVATPGRLFDLVSQQVIRLDQVKTLILDEADHMLDLGFINDINDLVRLLPKKRQTLFFSATINKKIKKLAYSLVNKPIRIQISPKNPVAKTIEHQVAFIEMDDKRAFLERLVDENKEAKILAFVRTKVRAERVKKAMERVAIKSETIHSDKDQAERDSTMNRFKTGELKLLIATDVSARGIDIPDVDFVVNYDLPEVAENYVHRVGRTGRGNQRGKAVSFCSNEEREILEEIEGFLGKEISRLEIEKQDYLETLDFTKDTDYNWQKLMRDNEKERKAAKKKKRK; encoded by the coding sequence ATGAGATTTGAGGATTATTCCATATCCCACACCATAAAAAACAACCTGGAAAAGAGCGGATTCCGCAGGCCAACCGATATCCAGTTTAAGGCTATTCCCCCAGTATTAAAAGGAGAAGATGTACTGGCAATTGCCCAAACCGGGACCGGGAAAACAGCAGCATTTGCCATTCCTGTTGTGCACAATATCCAACAATTAAAGCATCAACGAAAATCGCAGGGAATTAGTTGTCTGGTAATGGCACCTACGCACGAACTTGCGCAACAAATTAGCGGGGTTTTTACTTCAATTGCAAGAAATACCGGTGTTAAAACAACTGTTATTATTGGTGGAGTAAGCCAGGATCCTCAAATCAGCAGATTAAAAAGTGGCACCGATATCCTGGTGGCTACTCCGGGGCGTTTATTCGATTTGGTGAGTCAACAGGTTATACGGCTCGACCAGGTAAAAACGCTAATCCTTGATGAAGCCGACCATATGCTCGACCTGGGTTTTATAAACGACATTAACGACCTGGTTCGTCTGTTGCCGAAAAAAAGACAAACTTTATTCTTTTCAGCCACAATCAATAAAAAAATAAAAAAACTGGCTTACTCGCTCGTTAACAAACCGATACGCATTCAGATTTCGCCAAAAAATCCGGTGGCAAAAACCATCGAGCACCAGGTGGCCTTTATTGAAATGGACGATAAACGTGCATTTCTTGAACGGTTGGTTGACGAAAACAAGGAGGCCAAAATTCTTGCCTTTGTGCGAACAAAAGTACGAGCCGAACGTGTAAAAAAAGCAATGGAACGCGTTGCTATTAAAAGCGAAACCATACACAGCGATAAAGATCAGGCGGAGCGCGACAGCACCATGAACCGTTTTAAAACCGGAGAACTTAAGCTATTAATTGCCACCGATGTTAGCGCACGAGGGATCGATATTCCGGATGTTGATTTTGTGGTAAATTATGACTTGCCTGAAGTGGCTGAGAATTACGTTCACCGGGTGGGAAGAACAGGCCGCGGAAATCAGAGAGGCAAAGCTGTATCGTTTTGCAGCAACGAAGAACGTGAAATTCTGGAAGAGATTGAGGGCTTTTTAGGGAAAGAAATTTCGCGTTTGGAAATTGAAAAACAAGACTACCTTGAAACCCTCGATTTTACCAAAGATACCGATTATAACTGGCAAAAATTAATGCGCGATAACGAAAAAGAACGTAAAGCTGCCAAAAAGAAAAAACGTAAATAG
- a CDS encoding outer membrane beta-barrel protein: protein MKKSVRLSAVIFFVFLSATVLAQYPSVTFFGGANMATTDVKFGSVNTDIEDTFKPLYGMNIGALYEYVLNKDKSQEIAVEGGLIFENKGFHQKLEEPSYSHKNRTTLYFIDVPAYLKYIYRFRSLNKIYVGAGGFVGAGLFGNESITFQYEGADPTSNSESVNWGSEGDYQRLDYGVSGKIGFLSHRGLNICVSYDHGFADIATLETEEAKTRVFRLSLGYTLRLDD, encoded by the coding sequence ATGAAAAAATCTGTAAGACTCTCTGCTGTGATCTTTTTTGTGTTTTTGTCGGCTACGGTTTTGGCGCAGTACCCTTCAGTAACTTTTTTTGGAGGGGCCAACATGGCCACCACCGATGTTAAATTTGGATCAGTTAATACTGATATTGAAGATACCTTTAAACCCCTTTACGGAATGAATATTGGTGCGCTGTATGAGTATGTGTTAAACAAGGATAAGTCGCAGGAAATAGCTGTAGAGGGTGGTTTGATTTTTGAAAATAAAGGCTTTCATCAAAAACTGGAAGAACCAAGCTACAGCCACAAGAACAGAACAACACTTTATTTCATTGATGTTCCTGCCTATTTAAAATACATTTATCGGTTTCGGTCGTTAAATAAAATTTATGTTGGTGCCGGAGGTTTTGTGGGAGCCGGTTTATTCGGCAACGAATCAATAACTTTTCAATACGAGGGGGCAGACCCTACAAGTAATTCGGAAAGTGTAAACTGGGGATCAGAAGGAGACTACCAGCGTTTGGATTACGGCGTTTCCGGAAAAATAGGCTTCTTAAGCCATCGTGGTTTAAACATTTGTGTATCGTACGACCATGGTTTTGCTGATATTGCAACCTTAGAAACCGAAGAGGCAAAAACCCGCGTATTCCGTTTATCCCTGGGATATACCCTGAGGTTGGATGACTAA
- a CDS encoding sodium:solute symporter, whose amino-acid sequence MDNINSFLSTIDFIVVAIYLFILIAIGYWVSFVKKKDEDANLFLAARSLNWSKIGLTMWGTNVGPSMLIASASIGYTSGVVAGNFSWYAFVFILLLATVFAPRYLGAKVQTLPEFMGKRFGQSTRSILAWYTLIATLISWLALTLFAGGILVGQILNISLFYSVIILMLISGFFTVAGGLKAIAYTNVFQMILLIVVSMILTVIGIVKAGGPAAIVEATPANYWNLFQPLDDPNYPWIAIVLGYPIMGVWFWCTDQSMVQSVLGAKNLKQGQMGANFTGWLKILDVFLFIIPGVICFVLFPNLTNPDEAYMTMVTRLLPVGLIGLVMSVLIAALVSTIGSALNSLSTVFTMDIYVKNYKPEATPKQVIKTGRIVTVIGAFLAVVCAVAIDSIKGLNLFDVFQAVLGFLAPPMSVVFLFGVLWKKTTKKAANFTLSVGTLISLGTGVMYLWIFPNEKYDFWPHFLLLSFFIFILLAVLAFLISKFDKTVDTQVEFNYGKLPKPDRQVSILWGALVAVMIGLYLIFNLVL is encoded by the coding sequence ATGGATAACATTAATAGCTTTTTAAGTACAATAGATTTTATTGTAGTTGCAATTTACCTGTTTATTCTTATTGCAATAGGGTATTGGGTAAGTTTTGTTAAAAAGAAAGATGAGGATGCTAATCTTTTTTTGGCAGCCCGATCCCTTAATTGGTCAAAAATAGGCTTAACAATGTGGGGAACCAATGTGGGACCATCTATGCTCATAGCATCGGCCAGTATCGGCTATACATCGGGTGTTGTGGCAGGTAACTTCAGTTGGTATGCATTTGTTTTTATATTGCTTTTGGCAACCGTTTTTGCACCACGTTATTTAGGGGCAAAAGTACAAACCCTGCCCGAGTTTATGGGGAAACGTTTTGGACAATCAACAAGAAGTATTCTTGCGTGGTACACTTTAATCGCAACGCTAATTTCATGGTTGGCTTTAACTCTTTTTGCAGGCGGGATATTGGTCGGTCAGATATTAAACATCTCCTTATTTTATTCGGTAATTATTTTAATGCTGATATCCGGTTTTTTTACAGTAGCCGGAGGATTAAAAGCAATCGCTTATACCAATGTCTTTCAAATGATTTTATTAATTGTTGTTTCAATGATTCTAACAGTAATTGGAATTGTAAAGGCAGGTGGTCCGGCGGCAATTGTTGAGGCAACACCGGCAAACTACTGGAATTTGTTTCAACCTCTTGATGATCCAAATTATCCGTGGATAGCTATTGTGTTGGGGTATCCTATAATGGGGGTTTGGTTTTGGTGTACCGACCAATCCATGGTACAATCGGTTTTGGGGGCTAAAAATCTGAAACAAGGTCAGATGGGAGCCAACTTTACAGGATGGTTAAAAATTCTGGATGTTTTTCTGTTTATAATTCCCGGCGTTATTTGTTTTGTGTTGTTTCCCAACCTTACTAACCCCGATGAAGCATATATGACCATGGTTACCCGATTATTGCCTGTGGGTTTAATTGGACTTGTAATGTCGGTTTTAATAGCGGCTTTGGTTAGTACAATTGGCTCGGCACTTAATTCACTTAGTACAGTTTTTACCATGGATATTTATGTAAAAAACTACAAACCGGAAGCAACTCCGAAGCAGGTAATTAAAACAGGTAGAATTGTTACCGTAATTGGTGCATTTTTAGCCGTAGTTTGTGCCGTTGCCATAGATAGTATTAAAGGCTTAAATTTATTTGACGTTTTCCAGGCAGTTCTGGGATTTCTGGCGCCACCAATGTCAGTAGTCTTTTTGTTTGGTGTGTTGTGGAAAAAAACGACTAAAAAAGCAGCCAATTTTACGCTTTCGGTTGGCACCTTAATCAGCTTAGGAACGGGCGTAATGTATTTGTGGATATTTCCCAACGAAAAATATGATTTCTGGCCGCATTTCCTGCTGCTTTCATTTTTTATTTTTATCCTACTTGCAGTTTTAGCCTTCTTAATTTCTAAGTTCGATAAAACTGTCGATACGCAAGTTGAATTTAATTATGGGAAACTTCCAAAACCAGATAGGCAGGTATCGATACTTTGGGGAGCTTTGGTTGCTGTAATGATAGGTTTATACCTGATTTTTAACCTGGTTTTATAG
- a CDS encoding AraC family transcriptional regulator, with product MKPDAENIPVYSLHNFSSEERASQQFQVEVFDANRHFAVKYPHRHDFFEVLYLQKGSGSHVIDGNKYDIKPPCVFFMSPGQAHKIDLSHDIDGYIFIFTSEFYLINQRNPNRLIEFPFFFTIRQNNPPLLLENENDVLFLERLFQKGIEEITKEKGGAIDVLRAVLDLILTTCAAQYPYDENRWKGKGHIVVKKFFQLLEEHFHENLTVAEYADLMALTANHLTQTVSQLTGKTSSQIIKAKQVIEIKRLLVHTNLSVTEIATKLNFPDQSYFAKFFKREVGMSPLQFRTRSM from the coding sequence TTGAAGCCTGACGCTGAAAATATTCCCGTTTACAGCTTGCATAATTTCAGTTCGGAAGAACGTGCAAGCCAGCAGTTTCAAGTAGAAGTATTTGATGCAAATCGCCATTTTGCGGTTAAATATCCGCATCGGCACGATTTTTTTGAAGTGCTGTACTTGCAAAAGGGCAGTGGCTCGCATGTTATTGATGGGAACAAATATGATATTAAGCCCCCATGTGTGTTTTTTATGTCGCCGGGGCAAGCCCATAAAATCGACTTATCGCACGATATTGATGGCTATATATTTATTTTTACTTCCGAATTTTATCTCATAAACCAACGCAACCCTAATCGTTTAATTGAATTTCCCTTCTTTTTTACCATTCGGCAAAACAATCCTCCCTTGCTTCTGGAAAATGAAAACGATGTGCTTTTTCTTGAGCGTTTATTTCAAAAAGGAATTGAAGAAATAACGAAAGAAAAGGGAGGCGCAATTGATGTCTTGAGGGCAGTACTTGATTTGATTCTGACCACCTGTGCGGCACAATATCCTTATGACGAAAACCGATGGAAAGGAAAAGGGCATATTGTAGTTAAAAAATTCTTTCAGCTGTTGGAAGAACATTTTCACGAGAACCTTACGGTAGCCGAATATGCCGATTTAATGGCATTAACGGCAAACCATTTAACGCAAACAGTAAGTCAGCTTACAGGTAAAACGTCGTCGCAAATTATAAAGGCAAAACAAGTTATCGAAATAAAACGCCTGTTGGTTCACACCAACCTCTCGGTAACAGAGATTGCTACAAAACTGAATTTCCCCGACCAAAGTTACTTTGCCAAATTTTTTAAACGCGAAGTGGGCATGTCGCCACTGCAGTTTCGAACTCGTTCGATGTAG
- a CDS encoding threonyl-tRNA synthetase editing domain-containing protein, translating to MKVLVMYVDEFSYQPAQKNLDAVEDITKGAAYSDSILAFIQVEASDEEKDVKSREKKLVNHLKWTARKNNCKRVILHSFAHLSESKASVEFTKELFDLAEKRLKNAEFETAQTPFGYFLDLNIKAPGFSLARIWATL from the coding sequence ATGAAGGTATTGGTAATGTATGTCGATGAGTTTTCGTATCAACCTGCACAGAAAAATCTCGATGCCGTTGAAGATATTACAAAAGGAGCTGCGTATTCAGATTCGATTTTAGCTTTTATTCAGGTTGAAGCAAGCGATGAAGAAAAAGACGTTAAAAGCCGCGAAAAAAAGTTGGTAAATCATTTAAAATGGACAGCTCGAAAAAACAATTGCAAGCGTGTTATTTTGCACTCTTTTGCTCATTTATCCGAATCGAAAGCTTCAGTTGAGTTTACTAAAGAATTGTTTGACCTAGCCGAGAAACGCCTTAAAAATGCCGAATTTGAAACGGCACAAACTCCTTTCGGTTATTTTTTGGATTTAAATATAAAAGCTCCGGGTTTCTCGCTGGCGCGTATTTGGGCAACGCTTTAA
- the ilvC gene encoding ketol-acid reductoisomerase: MGNYFNSIPLRIQLEELGKCDFMDQSEFSDGVEKLKGKQIVVLGCGAQGLNQGLNLRDSGLNVAYALRQVAIDEKRASFLNATENGFEVGTFEELVPKADLVLNLTPDKQHTPVVNKVVPLMKKGACLAYSHGFNIVEEGMQIRDDITVIMVAPKSPGSEVRAEYVRGFGVPTLIAVHRENDPNGDGLEIAKAYAVGTGGHKAGVLKSSFVAEVKSDLMGEQTILCGLLQTGSILCFDKMIEKGIDAGYASKLIQYGWETITEALKLGGITNMMDRLSNPAKIEAYKLSEELKEIMRPLFEKHMDDIMSGTFSTTMMEDWANDDKNLLGWRAATGETAFEKTPAGDLEITEQEYFDNGTLMVAFVKSGVELAFEVMTESGIKEESAYYESLHETPLIANTIARKKLFEMNRTISDTAEYGCYLFDHACKPLLTDFMKKIETNVIGTNFNEGMDAHVDNKELIEINDEIRYHDVEIIGAELRDAMEAMKSII, from the coding sequence ATGGGAAATTATTTCAATTCAATTCCTTTACGGATACAGTTAGAAGAGTTAGGAAAATGTGACTTTATGGATCAGTCGGAATTTTCTGACGGAGTGGAAAAACTTAAAGGAAAGCAGATAGTAGTGCTTGGTTGTGGTGCTCAGGGCTTAAACCAGGGCTTAAACCTTCGCGATAGCGGGCTGAACGTAGCTTATGCATTGCGCCAGGTGGCAATTGATGAAAAACGTGCATCGTTTTTAAATGCTACTGAAAATGGTTTTGAAGTAGGTACTTTCGAAGAATTGGTTCCCAAAGCTGATTTGGTGCTTAACTTAACGCCAGATAAACAACACACTCCGGTAGTGAATAAGGTGGTGCCGTTAATGAAAAAAGGTGCTTGTTTGGCCTACTCTCACGGTTTTAATATTGTAGAAGAGGGAATGCAAATTCGCGATGATATTACCGTAATAATGGTGGCACCAAAGTCGCCCGGTTCAGAAGTTAGAGCGGAATATGTGCGTGGATTTGGAGTTCCTACACTGATAGCGGTACACCGCGAAAACGACCCAAATGGCGATGGATTGGAGATTGCAAAAGCCTATGCCGTTGGTACCGGAGGACACAAGGCCGGCGTGTTGAAATCGTCGTTTGTGGCTGAGGTAAAATCTGACCTTATGGGTGAGCAAACAATTTTATGTGGATTGTTGCAAACCGGTTCTATACTGTGTTTCGATAAAATGATTGAAAAAGGAATTGATGCAGGTTATGCGTCAAAACTAATTCAGTATGGTTGGGAAACAATTACCGAAGCACTAAAACTCGGAGGTATTACCAACATGATGGATCGTTTGTCGAATCCGGCAAAAATTGAAGCCTACAAATTATCAGAAGAATTAAAGGAAATAATGCGCCCCTTATTCGAAAAACACATGGATGACATTATGAGTGGAACTTTCTCTACAACCATGATGGAAGACTGGGCTAACGATGATAAAAACTTGCTGGGATGGCGCGCTGCTACCGGCGAAACAGCTTTCGAGAAAACACCTGCAGGCGACCTTGAAATTACCGAGCAAGAGTATTTCGACAATGGTACCTTAATGGTAGCTTTTGTAAAATCAGGGGTAGAGCTGGCTTTTGAAGTAATGACAGAATCTGGAATTAAAGAGGAATCAGCTTACTACGAATCGTTACACGAAACTCCGCTGATTGCCAATACAATTGCCCGTAAAAAACTTTTCGAAATGAATCGTACGATTTCGGATACTGCAGAGTATGGTTGTTACCTTTTTGACCATGCCTGTAAACCTTTATTGACCGATTTTATGAAGAAAATTGAAACGAACGTTATCGGAACAAATTTCAATGAAGGAATGGATGCTCATGTGGATAACAAAGAATTGATTGAAATTAACGACGAAATTCGTTACCACGATGTGGAAATAATTGGTGCCGAATTGCGCGATGCAATGGAAGCCATGAAATCAATTATTTAA